GTCGAGCTGGGCGGGGCCGAGCGGGAGGCCGATCATGGCGCCGAGGTAGGCGACGCGTTGGTTCAGGTCGACGACCTCGTCCAGGAAGCGGCGCCGTTGAAGGGCGGCCTGGCGGGAGGGGGCGATGGTCGGCATGAACCCGGCGAGCATCTTCACCTCGTCCGGGTCGCGTCCGGCGCGCTCGGCCGCGTCCCGCAGGGCCTGGCGCTGGGCCCGGGCGTCCTCGACGGTGTACGGGTTGGCGTAGACGCCGCTGGCGTAACGGCCCGCGAGTTCCAGGCCGTAACTGCCGCCGCCTGCCTGGAAGATGACCGGCTGGCCCTGCTCGGACGGGGGAATGGGCAGTGGGCCGCGGGAGGCGACGTGCTTGCCCTGCAAGTTGACCGGCCGGAACTTGTCCATGTCGGCGAAGCGCTTGCCGTCGACGTCGAGCAGCCAGGCGTCCTGATCCCAGCTGCCCCACAGCCCCTGCACGATCTGGATGACCTCGTGGGCACGCTCGTACTTCTCCGCGCGCGGCGGGATCGTCGCGCCGAAGTTCGCCGCGGCGGCCGGGGCGGAGGTGGTCACGGCGTTCCAGCCGGCCCGGCCGTGGCTGATCACGTCCAGGGCCTTGAACTGGCGGGCGAGATTGTAGGGCTCGGTGAACGTGGTGGAGGCGGTGGTGACCAGGCCGATCCGCTCGGTCTCGCGTGCGAGGACGGTCAGGATCAGCAGCGGGTCGATCATGTGGTGCGGGGCATGGTGGTCGAGGTCGACGTCCAGGACCGGGGTGTCGGCGATGAACAGCAGCTGGATCTTGCCGCGCTCGGCGGCCTGCCCGTAACGCACGAACTGGTCCATGTCCGTATAGCTGTTCAGGTTCGCACCCGGTAGCCGCCAGGCCCCGGGTGCGGCGCCGTATCCGCCGCTGAACTGCATGCCCAGGACCATCTGTCGGCTCGTCACGGTTACTTCTCCTCCGAATTACCAAATACGGTGCGGGCGCAGGACCTACGGCCTGT
Above is a window of Streptomyces sp. NBC_00490 DNA encoding:
- a CDS encoding NtaA/DmoA family FMN-dependent monooxygenase (This protein belongs to a clade of FMN-dependent monooxygenases, within a broader family of flavin-dependent oxidoreductases, the luciferase-like monooxygenase (LMM) family, some of whose members use coenzyme F420 rather than FMN.); protein product: MTSRQMVLGMQFSGGYGAAPGAWRLPGANLNSYTDMDQFVRYGQAAERGKIQLLFIADTPVLDVDLDHHAPHHMIDPLLILTVLARETERIGLVTTASTTFTEPYNLARQFKALDVISHGRAGWNAVTTSAPAAAANFGATIPPRAEKYERAHEVIQIVQGLWGSWDQDAWLLDVDGKRFADMDKFRPVNLQGKHVASRGPLPIPPSEQGQPVIFQAGGGSYGLELAGRYASGVYANPYTVEDARAQRQALRDAAERAGRDPDEVKMLAGFMPTIAPSRQAALQRRRFLDEVVDLNQRVAYLGAMIGLPLGPAQLDEPLTADQLADAVPSPQDPRSARALEVVRQGWKLRDVLAHGVIDYHPVVAGTAADTADHMQQWFEAGACDGFSIAIDSYHDGFDTFVDQVVPILQERGLFHDDYEGTTLRENLGAHDQYGLDPRLTNPARS